In Chloroflexota bacterium, one DNA window encodes the following:
- a CDS encoding isoleucine--tRNA ligase — protein MFKPVSSKVSFPEIEKGVLRFWKEQRILQKTTQLRSGAPQFTLYDGPPTVNGNPGIHHVLSRVYKDVIPRYKTMKGFCVFRKAGWDTHGLPVELEVEKELGFSNKAQIEEYGVGRFNARCRENVLKYLKGWIELTERIGFWLDMDHPYITFDNSYIESCWWIIKTLWDRGLIYQGYRVTPHCPRCGTSLSSHEVALGYEEVEDPSIYIRFRLRRDLQPAEARALPLLGYDSQKGQWKGERPSILAWTTTPWTLTGNVALAVAPEADYVLVQSRTSQGITENLILAKALLDQALGAGNWEIVAEFPGRDLAGLHYERLYEPKESFVVGDRKVLQHNWVVTADFVSMEDGTGVVHIAPAFGEEDYDLGKAEDLPMVQSVDLDGKMIPNDKPWDGRFVKEADPMILKDLEQQNLLHHQQTITHTYPFCWRCDTPLLYYAKPSWYIKTTALKKELLSGNEQINWYPEYIKHGRFGEWLENNVDWALSRERFWGTPLPIWRCEQCHQPEAIGSIAELQSPPDLKGMAEPLDLHRPFVDQITFRCSKCGGTMKRVAEVLDAWFDSGAMPVAQFHYPFENQQQFDKSFPADYICEAVDQTRGWFYTLHALSTLLHKKPCFKNVICLGHILDAKGEKMSKAKGNVVDPWTIINNQGADALRWYMFTSTPAGNVKRFSRDQVTEVSRRFLSTLWNTYSFFVLYANIDRFDPATAQVPQYSSDLDRWITSELNQLILDVGHELDNYNPADAGRRIEEFVERLSNWYVRRSRRRFWKSENDADKLSAYFTLYHCLVTLSELLAPLTPFIAEEIYQNLVRSVNPQAEESVHLCAFPQADPSLIDELLDANTRLAMKVCSLGRAARSKAGIKVRQPLPVLLVKTRSNSERDGLERIASQILEELNVKRMEFVKDESELVDKPGYSLAAEGDHVVALSTEVPSELIEEGLAREVVHRLQTMRRSAGFDIADYIITRYQAEPPLLQAVQNQSDYIQQETLSRQLLCQAPQEGDYTEKHRIDGRDITLGVRRVEP, from the coding sequence ATGTTCAAGCCGGTTAGCAGCAAGGTGAGCTTTCCTGAGATAGAAAAGGGAGTATTGCGTTTCTGGAAGGAACAGCGTATCCTCCAGAAGACCACCCAGCTTCGCAGCGGCGCGCCTCAGTTTACCCTTTATGATGGGCCTCCTACCGTCAACGGTAACCCGGGTATTCATCACGTTCTCTCCCGGGTATACAAAGATGTTATTCCGCGCTACAAGACTATGAAGGGCTTCTGCGTTTTCCGTAAGGCAGGCTGGGATACCCACGGCCTGCCGGTGGAGCTGGAGGTGGAAAAGGAGCTGGGGTTCAGCAATAAGGCCCAAATCGAAGAGTACGGGGTCGGTCGGTTCAACGCCCGCTGCCGTGAAAACGTTCTCAAATACCTCAAAGGTTGGATAGAGCTTACCGAGCGCATAGGTTTCTGGCTGGACATGGATCATCCTTACATTACCTTCGACAACAGCTATATCGAGTCCTGCTGGTGGATCATAAAGACGCTCTGGGACAGGGGCTTGATCTACCAGGGATACCGCGTGACGCCTCACTGCCCCCGCTGCGGCACCTCCCTCAGCTCCCATGAGGTAGCCCTGGGCTATGAGGAGGTCGAAGACCCGTCAATATACATTCGCTTCCGGCTGAGGCGTGACCTTCAGCCAGCCGAGGCCAGGGCGCTGCCCCTGCTGGGGTATGACTCTCAAAAGGGCCAGTGGAAAGGGGAAAGGCCCTCTATTCTGGCCTGGACTACCACTCCCTGGACGCTGACGGGCAACGTGGCCCTGGCTGTAGCTCCTGAGGCTGACTACGTGCTGGTGCAGTCGCGAACCTCACAGGGAATCACAGAAAACCTTATTCTGGCGAAGGCCCTTCTTGACCAGGCCCTGGGTGCTGGGAACTGGGAAATAGTGGCGGAGTTTCCAGGCAGGGATCTGGCTGGCCTCCACTACGAGCGCCTCTACGAGCCGAAGGAGTCTTTCGTGGTCGGCGACCGGAAGGTGCTCCAGCACAACTGGGTGGTGACCGCCGATTTCGTCTCCATGGAAGATGGCACAGGGGTAGTGCACATCGCCCCTGCCTTCGGGGAAGAGGACTACGACTTGGGGAAGGCGGAAGATTTGCCCATGGTACAGAGCGTAGACCTGGATGGCAAGATGATACCTAATGATAAGCCCTGGGACGGCAGGTTTGTGAAAGAAGCCGATCCCATGATCCTGAAGGACCTGGAGCAGCAAAATCTCCTGCACCACCAGCAGACAATCACCCACACCTATCCCTTCTGCTGGCGGTGCGATACGCCGCTACTCTACTATGCCAAACCGTCGTGGTACATCAAGACAACGGCGCTCAAGAAGGAACTCCTCTCCGGCAACGAGCAAATCAACTGGTATCCCGAATACATCAAGCACGGGCGATTCGGCGAGTGGCTGGAGAACAATGTGGACTGGGCCCTTTCCAGGGAGAGGTTCTGGGGAACTCCTTTGCCCATCTGGCGGTGTGAGCAATGTCATCAGCCAGAAGCCATAGGCAGTATCGCTGAGCTTCAGAGCCCGCCAGACCTGAAAGGAATGGCTGAGCCTCTCGATCTGCATCGCCCCTTTGTAGACCAGATAACCTTCCGGTGTTCGAAGTGCGGCGGGACGATGAAGCGTGTCGCTGAAGTACTGGACGCCTGGTTTGATTCAGGAGCCATGCCTGTAGCCCAATTCCACTATCCTTTTGAAAACCAGCAGCAGTTCGACAAGAGCTTCCCGGCTGACTACATCTGTGAGGCGGTAGATCAGACCAGAGGCTGGTTCTATACTTTGCACGCCCTGTCCACCCTGCTGCACAAGAAGCCTTGCTTCAAGAATGTCATCTGCCTGGGACACATCCTGGACGCCAAAGGCGAAAAGATGAGCAAGGCAAAAGGAAACGTGGTTGACCCGTGGACGATCATCAATAATCAAGGAGCAGATGCCTTACGCTGGTACATGTTCACTTCCACCCCAGCAGGCAATGTGAAACGCTTTTCCCGTGACCAGGTGACAGAGGTCTCACGGCGCTTCCTTTCCACTCTGTGGAATACCTATTCCTTCTTCGTACTATATGCCAACATTGACCGCTTTGATCCGGCCACAGCCCAGGTGCCTCAATACTCCTCTGACCTGGACCGATGGATCACGTCTGAACTTAATCAGCTCATCCTCGACGTCGGCCACGAACTGGACAACTACAATCCCGCGGACGCCGGTAGGAGGATCGAGGAATTTGTGGAACGCCTCTCCAACTGGTACGTCAGGAGGAGCCGGCGACGCTTCTGGAAGAGCGAGAACGATGCCGACAAACTGTCCGCCTATTTCACCCTTTACCACTGCCTGGTCACCTTGTCAGAGCTCCTGGCTCCCCTCACACCCTTCATCGCCGAGGAAATCTATCAGAACCTGGTACGATCGGTGAACCCACAGGCGGAGGAAAGCGTACACCTCTGCGCCTTCCCGCAGGCAGACCCGTCCCTGATAGACGAACTTCTGGATGCCAATACGCGGTTGGCCATGAAGGTCTGTAGCCTGGGGAGAGCCGCCCGTAGCAAAGCCGGTATCAAGGTGCGCCAGCCTCTGCCCGTGCTACTGGTCAAGACCAGATCGAACAGTGAACGGGACGGGCTGGAGAGAATCGCTTCTCAAATACTGGAGGAGCTCAACGTAAAACGAATGGAATTTGTCAAAGACGAGAGCGAGCTAGTTGATAAGCCAGGTTACTCCTTAGCCGCCGAGGGTGATCATGTCGTGGCTCTATCTACAGAAGTCCCTAGCGAGCTCATAGAGGAAGGGCTGGCGCGGGAGGTAGTGCACCGCTTGCAGACGATGCGCCGCAGTGCTGGCTTTGATATTGCCGACTACATCATAACGCGTTACCAGGCAGAGCCGCCTCTCCTACAGGCTGTCCAAAACCAGTCCGATTACATCCAGCAGGAAACGTTGTCCCGTCAACTCCTATGCCAAGCGCCGCAAGAAGGCGACTATACAGAGAAGCACCGCATCGATGGCCGCGATATAACGTTAGGGGTAAGAAGAGTGGAACCGTAG
- a CDS encoding PDZ domain-containing protein, with protein MGKLRHILLVLLVVGLLVSSGCLGRDGASKASSGPIDPNWSPIYIDEAVADTLTTSQLVEKVAPTVVSIVTEWVDRDIFFQPVPKRGAGSGVLIDPHGYVVTNSHVVEGARNIKVTLSDGRTFNATKWVTDPWTDLAVVRIDPGTESLPFAHFLRNSLEKLEVLEDVVAVGNALALSGGPTWTKGVVSNLGRSIRISDDVVLHDIIQTDAAINPGNSGGPLVNLAGQVVGINTAIAAKAENIGFAISTDTAIPVVSSLIRRERVGAAWLGVSILTVTPALKAQYGLSVDSGALVVEVATGGPAAEAGLKSGDVIVGFGGVEIKTNGKLVEAIRSRDPGDTVPITFWRGSEQMQVEVTLAQRPSS; from the coding sequence ATGGGTAAACTGAGACATATCCTGCTTGTTTTGCTGGTTGTGGGCTTGCTAGTCAGCTCAGGCTGTCTAGGCCGTGATGGTGCGTCAAAGGCATCCAGCGGGCCTATTGACCCGAACTGGAGCCCTATCTATATCGATGAAGCGGTAGCGGATACGCTGACGACAAGCCAATTAGTGGAAAAGGTCGCGCCAACGGTAGTGTCTATTGTTACGGAGTGGGTGGATCGCGACATATTCTTCCAGCCTGTGCCGAAGAGAGGTGCTGGAAGTGGGGTTCTCATCGACCCTCATGGCTACGTTGTGACCAACAGCCATGTGGTTGAAGGTGCCAGGAATATTAAGGTGACGCTGAGCGATGGGCGGACCTTCAATGCTACAAAATGGGTGACAGACCCCTGGACTGATCTGGCAGTGGTACGGATTGATCCGGGCACGGAGAGTCTTCCCTTTGCCCATTTTCTGCGCAATTCGCTGGAGAAGCTCGAAGTGCTTGAGGATGTAGTGGCTGTTGGCAATGCTCTCGCTTTGTCGGGAGGCCCTACCTGGACAAAAGGAGTGGTAAGCAATCTGGGACGTTCTATTCGAATATCGGATGACGTCGTCCTCCATGACATTATCCAGACCGATGCCGCTATTAATCCAGGGAACAGCGGCGGGCCGCTGGTTAATCTTGCAGGCCAGGTAGTGGGCATCAATACGGCAATTGCGGCTAAGGCGGAGAACATTGGCTTTGCCATAAGCACAGATACGGCTATCCCAGTGGTGAGCAGTTTGATTAGGAGAGAACGTGTGGGTGCTGCCTGGCTTGGAGTCAGCATCCTTACGGTCACTCCGGCCTTAAAGGCCCAGTACGGGCTTTCTGTTGATTCGGGAGCGCTGGTGGTAGAAGTGGCCACTGGTGGTCCAGCAGCTGAGGCGGGGTTGAAGAGTGGCGATGTCATCGTCGGCTTTGGTGGTGTGGAAATCAAAACGAATGGCAAACTGGTAGAGGCCATCCGAAGCCGCGATCCAGGAGACACTGTGCCAATCACTTTCTGGCGTGGAAGCGAGCAGATGCAAGTGGAAGTTACGCTGGCCCAACGCCCCTCCTCCTGA
- a CDS encoding enoyl-CoA hydratase/isomerase family protein has product MCPTPRQRRRRKLVQYKNIIFEKKNGIAKITLNRPKELNSIDMDTHLELQAALTDSEKDPEIRVVVITGAGRAFCAGADLKSAVALNDKPQELAAFGQLFYDTYNMIENLSKPVIAAVNGIALAGGIELVEACDIAIAAEDARLGDQHASFGLIPGGGGTQRLPRQIPLKKAKELLLTGDWVTAKEAEALGMVNKVVPADKLEEATMEMAQKLAQRSPMASKAIKMLVNRGMQVDLYTGLLLEKGASAAHASTEDIREGFNAFMEKRKPDFPGR; this is encoded by the coding sequence GTGTGCCCAACGCCACGACAGCGAAGGAGGAGAAAACTGGTGCAATATAAGAACATCATCTTCGAGAAGAAGAACGGGATAGCCAAGATCACCCTGAATCGTCCCAAGGAACTGAATTCCATTGATATGGATACCCACCTGGAATTGCAGGCGGCACTAACGGATAGCGAAAAAGACCCAGAAATCCGTGTAGTGGTCATCACTGGTGCTGGCCGGGCCTTTTGCGCTGGCGCGGACCTCAAGTCCGCCGTGGCGCTGAATGATAAGCCGCAGGAACTGGCTGCCTTCGGTCAACTCTTCTATGACACCTATAACATGATCGAAAACCTGAGCAAGCCGGTAATAGCAGCCGTGAACGGTATAGCTCTTGCTGGCGGAATCGAGCTGGTCGAAGCGTGCGATATTGCCATCGCGGCCGAGGATGCCCGCCTAGGCGATCAACATGCTAGCTTCGGGCTTATCCCCGGCGGCGGCGGTACACAAAGGCTTCCCCGGCAAATACCGCTGAAGAAGGCCAAAGAGCTTCTGCTTACCGGAGACTGGGTAACAGCCAAAGAAGCAGAGGCGCTGGGGATGGTAAACAAGGTGGTCCCGGCTGATAAGCTTGAGGAAGCCACCATGGAAATGGCACAGAAGCTGGCACAACGAAGCCCCATGGCGTCGAAAGCTATTAAGATGCTGGTAAACCGGGGGATGCAGGTTGACCTGTACACCGGTTTGTTGCTGGAAAAGGGAGCTTCGGCAGCCCACGCCTCAACCGAAGACATCCGAGAAGGCTTCAATGCCTTCATGGAGAAAAGGAAGCCTGATTTCCCGGGTAGATAG
- a CDS encoding enoyl-CoA hydratase/isomerase family protein: MQYGPYEHLILEKKGGIARITINRPDSLNALHPDTHRQLQDVLQKLDLDPEVKVIIITGKGRAFCTGADLKHISTLVGKPAEIVAYGQLFHDTNYLIEHMNKVVIAMVNGLCLAGGIEVMEACDLAYASEDARIGDQHAAFGLVPTGGGSQRLPRLIPLRKAKELLLTGDWLTAKEAEQWGLVNKAVPADKLEETVMAVANKLKERSLMASKFIKYEVNRGMQVDLYTGVELEKAASMAHFQTEDSKEGIAAFMEKRKPNFPGR, translated from the coding sequence ATGCAATACGGGCCATACGAACACCTCATTCTTGAAAAAAAAGGGGGGATAGCCAGGATTACCATCAACCGTCCGGATTCACTGAATGCTTTGCATCCCGACACCCACAGACAATTGCAGGATGTGCTCCAGAAGCTAGACTTGGATCCAGAAGTGAAGGTGATAATTATCACTGGCAAAGGCAGGGCCTTCTGCACCGGGGCAGACCTGAAGCACATAAGCACCCTGGTGGGGAAGCCAGCGGAGATAGTGGCCTATGGCCAACTCTTCCACGATACCAACTACCTCATTGAACACATGAACAAGGTGGTGATAGCCATGGTAAATGGTCTTTGCCTGGCTGGCGGTATCGAAGTGATGGAGGCCTGTGATCTGGCCTATGCCTCCGAGGATGCCCGGATAGGCGACCAGCATGCGGCCTTCGGACTCGTCCCCACGGGCGGCGGATCGCAACGGCTTCCCCGGCTGATACCGCTAAGAAAAGCAAAAGAGCTTCTCTTAACTGGTGACTGGCTAACAGCTAAAGAGGCGGAACAGTGGGGCTTGGTAAACAAGGCTGTGCCGGCGGATAAGCTGGAGGAAACAGTCATGGCGGTGGCCAACAAGCTGAAGGAACGAAGTCTCATGGCCTCCAAGTTCATTAAGTACGAGGTAAACCGGGGGATGCAGGTTGATCTGTATACTGGGGTGGAGCTGGAGAAGGCAGCTTCCATGGCCCACTTCCAGACGGAAGACTCTAAGGAAGGGATAGCGGCTTTCATGGAAAAGAGAAAGCCCAACTTCCCTGGAAGATGA